The Vallitalea okinawensis genome window below encodes:
- the cobA gene encoding uroporphyrinogen-III C-methyltransferase has protein sequence MGKVYLVGAGCGQYQLITVRGKSLLEKADCVIYDRLIDPMLLNYCKEKTELIYLGKGNTEGGTLQERINKTLVDKAKEHAVVVRLKGGDSFVFGRGGEEIGALIDEGIPFEMVPGISSSLAAPEYAGIPVTHRGISRSFHVFTAHFSKPSMMLDFEAIAPLEGTLIFLMGVGNLDKIVNGLIKAGKDKQTPIALVEKGGRTKQRTITGTLDTIINIAKVEEVEPPAVIVIGEVVDLRNDFGWFSKLPLYGKKVLVTRAKGQEQSLIQGVYDFGGEGIHLPLLDITYSLPEIQLNQYKYILFNSPNGVHSFFHQITDVRILGDKKIGAVGIKTKEALLKYRITPDIMPEVYVSDVLIKETIKASNSNEEILVITSDQSPLHKVNFQEAYGKTVHVITSHTTSAIEYTRDEMIEILKDMDIVTFLSGSSVESFHNCLKGDYSGLEHLHYASIGPKTSQRIVAHGLKVAIEAKEYTVEGLLEAMTCLNEQDR, from the coding sequence ATGGGTAAAGTGTATCTTGTTGGGGCTGGGTGCGGCCAATATCAACTGATTACAGTTAGAGGTAAAAGTTTATTAGAAAAAGCAGATTGTGTTATCTATGACCGACTAATTGATCCTATGCTTCTTAACTATTGTAAAGAAAAAACAGAATTAATCTACTTAGGCAAAGGGAATACAGAAGGTGGAACGTTACAAGAGCGTATCAATAAAACATTGGTTGATAAAGCAAAAGAACATGCCGTAGTCGTCCGATTAAAGGGCGGAGATTCATTTGTTTTTGGACGAGGGGGGGAAGAAATTGGGGCTTTAATCGATGAGGGAATTCCTTTTGAAATGGTACCAGGTATAAGTTCATCATTAGCAGCTCCAGAATATGCTGGAATACCTGTTACCCATCGCGGTATCAGTCGTTCTTTTCACGTGTTTACTGCTCATTTTAGTAAGCCATCCATGATGCTGGATTTTGAGGCTATAGCCCCTTTAGAGGGAACTCTTATTTTTCTCATGGGGGTTGGTAATCTTGACAAAATTGTCAATGGACTAATAAAGGCTGGGAAGGATAAACAGACACCCATTGCACTTGTTGAAAAAGGTGGAAGGACAAAGCAAAGAACAATAACAGGTACTTTAGATACTATTATCAATATTGCTAAGGTGGAAGAAGTGGAACCCCCAGCTGTTATTGTTATTGGTGAAGTTGTTGATCTAAGAAATGATTTTGGTTGGTTCTCAAAACTACCTCTTTATGGTAAAAAGGTATTGGTTACTAGAGCAAAAGGGCAAGAACAATCATTAATTCAAGGAGTATACGATTTTGGTGGTGAGGGTATTCACTTACCTTTATTGGATATTACCTATAGCTTACCTGAAATCCAGTTAAATCAATACAAATACATTTTGTTTAATAGTCCTAATGGTGTCCATAGCTTCTTCCATCAAATTACTGATGTTCGGATTTTAGGAGACAAGAAAATTGGGGCAGTAGGTATAAAGACAAAAGAAGCTCTACTAAAGTATCGAATAACTCCAGATATAATGCCAGAAGTATATGTTTCAGATGTATTAATTAAAGAAACAATAAAAGCATCTAATAGCAATGAGGAGATATTAGTGATTACATCAGATCAGTCTCCACTTCATAAAGTAAATTTTCAAGAAGCTTATGGCAAGACGGTTCATGTAATCACTAGTCACACTACTAGTGCAATCGAATATACGCGAGATGAAATGATAGAGATCTTAAAAGATATGGATATAGTCACTTTCTTAAGTGGTTCATCTGTAGAGTCTTTTCATAATTGTTTGAAAGGTGACTATTCCGGTTTAGAACATCTACACTACGCTTCAATCGGACCTAAAACAAGCCAGCGGATTGTTGCGCATGGGTTAAAGGTAGCTATTGAAGCTAAGGAATATACTGTAGAAGGATTATTGGAGGCAATGACATGTTTAAACGAACAAGATCGTTAA
- the hemC gene encoding hydroxymethylbilane synthase, protein MEKVIIGTRGSLLAVKQTNLVKKMLEEVHPQLSFEIKTIVTTGDQHQKVPMIGDSGSLKIDFVKEIERELLAGNIHLAVHSMKDMPLVSHEELVIGAIPKREDNRDVLISGGNIPLYDFKAGAVIGTSSLRRQESILHVRPDLKVKPIRGNIDTRIKKMEAGDYDGIVLAAAGLKRAGLEERITCYFTYDEMLPAPTQGILAIQCRRDDESTLKILSAINDPETAIMAKVEKKFAKLFDAGCHTPMGCTTSFEGDQMTIQGMYVYEGNLYRGTAEGSISKPEILADRLAEDIWRKING, encoded by the coding sequence ATGGAGAAAGTAATAATTGGCACAAGAGGAAGTCTTTTAGCTGTCAAGCAAACCAATCTTGTCAAGAAAATGCTAGAAGAAGTTCATCCTCAATTGTCATTTGAAATAAAGACCATTGTGACTACGGGAGATCAGCATCAAAAGGTACCTATGATTGGTGACAGCGGATCACTAAAGATTGATTTTGTTAAAGAGATAGAACGAGAGCTTTTAGCTGGCAATATTCATTTAGCAGTGCATTCCATGAAAGATATGCCTTTAGTATCTCATGAGGAATTGGTCATTGGAGCTATACCAAAAAGAGAAGATAACCGTGATGTATTGATCTCAGGTGGAAATATACCTCTTTATGATTTTAAAGCAGGAGCTGTTATTGGAACTAGCAGTTTGCGAAGACAAGAAAGCATTTTACATGTGAGACCAGACCTTAAGGTTAAACCTATCCGAGGAAATATTGACACACGTATTAAAAAAATGGAGGCTGGCGATTATGATGGCATCGTATTAGCAGCTGCTGGTTTAAAAAGAGCTGGTTTAGAAGAGCGAATAACTTGTTATTTTACTTATGATGAGATGTTACCAGCTCCGACACAAGGAATATTAGCCATTCAATGCAGAAGAGATGATGAGTCGACATTAAAAATACTCTCTGCAATTAATGACCCAGAAACAGCTATTATGGCTAAGGTGGAGAAAAAATTTGCTAAATTATTTGATGCTGGCTGTCATACACCTATGGGGTGTACAACTTCTTTTGAAGGTGATCAAATGACCATTCAAGGGATGTACGTCTATGAAGGAAATCTCTATAGAGGAACAGCTGAAGGATCTATAAGTAAACCAGAAATATTAGCTGATAGATTAGCAGAAGATATATGGAGGAAGATTAATGGGTAA
- a CDS encoding glycoside hydrolase family 2 TIM barrel-domain containing protein, which yields MGAKYYWKDLNCLSINRMSPSTTAIPYPSVEEALEGQRHLSDRFMLLNGTWKFLYNEHPLDVPDGYEHPDFDDRDWGQLPVPACWQLHGYDIPVYTNVIYPYPVNPPHVPEENPIGCYRRTFAVPDEWNDDKVILHFGGVSSSFTLYVNGKEVGYSQGSHIPAEFDITDYIVSGENTIAVEVYKWCCTSYIEDQDFWRLNGIFREVYLISEPRIHASDIHVDALLSDTYEDGQLTIDLELSSTVDECVKVEVNLLFKDDLSYSDIKELKVKADKGLKHQFSARIPKVNKWTAETPNLYQLLVTIKDSENHILEVKAFNIGFRIIEIKEQQLWVNGVSIKLKGVNRHDTHPDRGYAVTRDDMVKDILTMKLHNINTVRTSHYPNDPYWYDLCDQYGMYVIDEADLEMHGIIRTEGLSHNGISQTTLINGEAEWTEAFVERAIRMVERDRNHPSIIMWSLGNESGYGTNHDAMAEWIRAHEPTRPIHYESAVDAPMVDVVSVMYWDVERFIEAGKNDTDKRPFFQCEFLHSMGNSMGNIKEYMDAIYSYPRLIGGCVWEWADHGIRQFTEEGEEWFAYGGDFGDYPNDFKFCIDGMVDPDRQPHTGLIEYKNLIAPVEAVPVELTEGIVKIINRYDFLTLDHLNLIWELKRDEQVIDSGQMTAEGIQAHQEEDIALPYKINKAVKGEYWLNIYFTTKTVTKWGKPGHEIRRQQFSIPVDYKEEKQVCHLTSFLQVKEEKRNIVVEGTDFTTIFDRAEGTFVSYNYKGVELIHRGLKENFWRAGTDNDERGWEKREDSYAGQWTKAGLDVFMRNILSIRIEKEEHQVKINVLSNFGKPGEKIAFETNVAYIVDGSGKIKVDTTFDPKKELPVLPRLGLTMATPEGFEYFSWYGKGPHESYVDRNESAIVDVYKGTVDEQFVNYIVPQENGNKMDTRWGLVSNGNGFGWLICANTTINMSVHHYTAKDLKEAMHTYDLKKRKETIINLDYAQCGLGNHSCGPEVLEQYRLMPHKAQFSFEMVPYHEGLGVPMSIYQQGK from the coding sequence ATGGGAGCAAAATACTATTGGAAAGATTTAAATTGCTTGAGCATAAATAGAATGAGTCCATCAACAACTGCAATACCATATCCAAGCGTAGAAGAGGCATTAGAAGGCCAAAGACACTTGTCAGATCGTTTTATGTTGTTAAATGGTACTTGGAAGTTTTTATATAATGAACATCCTCTAGATGTTCCAGATGGTTATGAGCATCCAGATTTTGATGATAGGGATTGGGGTCAGTTACCCGTTCCAGCATGCTGGCAATTGCATGGTTATGATATACCTGTTTATACCAATGTTATTTATCCATACCCTGTTAACCCACCTCATGTTCCTGAAGAAAATCCTATTGGGTGTTATAGAAGAACATTTGCTGTGCCAGATGAATGGAATGACGACAAGGTTATTTTACATTTTGGTGGCGTAAGTTCTTCTTTTACTCTTTATGTTAATGGTAAAGAAGTTGGATATAGTCAAGGAAGCCATATACCGGCTGAATTTGATATAACAGACTACATCGTTAGTGGTGAGAATACTATAGCCGTAGAAGTCTACAAGTGGTGTTGCACGAGTTATATTGAAGATCAAGATTTCTGGCGTTTGAATGGTATTTTTAGAGAGGTGTATTTAATCTCAGAACCACGTATTCATGCTAGTGATATTCATGTAGATGCTTTACTCAGTGATACATATGAAGATGGACAGTTAACTATTGATCTTGAGCTTTCCTCTACAGTTGATGAGTGTGTGAAAGTTGAGGTAAACCTATTATTTAAAGATGATTTGTCTTATTCTGATATTAAGGAATTAAAAGTGAAAGCGGATAAGGGGTTAAAGCATCAATTTAGTGCACGAATACCTAAGGTTAACAAGTGGACAGCTGAGACACCAAACCTATATCAACTTCTTGTTACAATTAAAGACAGTGAAAATCATATTTTAGAAGTAAAAGCTTTTAATATTGGTTTTAGAATAATCGAGATTAAAGAGCAGCAATTATGGGTGAATGGCGTATCCATTAAGTTAAAAGGTGTTAATCGTCATGATACTCATCCAGATCGAGGTTATGCAGTTACAAGAGATGATATGGTTAAAGATATTCTAACTATGAAATTACACAATATTAATACCGTTCGAACATCTCATTATCCCAACGATCCATACTGGTATGATCTTTGTGATCAGTATGGTATGTATGTCATTGATGAAGCTGATCTTGAAATGCATGGAATAATAAGAACTGAGGGATTAAGTCATAATGGAATTAGTCAGACAACACTTATTAATGGTGAGGCCGAATGGACTGAGGCTTTCGTTGAGCGAGCAATTAGAATGGTAGAAAGAGATCGGAATCATCCATCCATTATCATGTGGTCATTAGGAAATGAATCCGGTTATGGGACCAACCATGATGCCATGGCAGAATGGATTCGGGCTCATGAACCAACGCGTCCCATTCACTATGAAAGTGCTGTAGATGCTCCGATGGTAGATGTCGTTAGTGTTATGTATTGGGATGTAGAGCGATTCATTGAAGCTGGAAAAAATGATACAGATAAACGACCATTTTTCCAATGTGAATTTCTCCACTCTATGGGTAACAGCATGGGGAATATTAAAGAATATATGGATGCCATCTACTCATATCCTCGATTGATAGGTGGATGTGTATGGGAGTGGGCAGATCATGGTATACGTCAGTTTACTGAAGAGGGCGAAGAGTGGTTTGCTTATGGTGGTGACTTTGGTGATTATCCTAATGATTTTAAATTCTGTATTGATGGCATGGTAGATCCTGATCGACAACCTCATACCGGATTAATCGAATACAAAAACTTAATTGCACCTGTTGAAGCTGTTCCTGTTGAACTCACTGAAGGTATCGTGAAGATTATTAACCGCTATGACTTTCTTACTCTAGACCATCTCAATCTCATTTGGGAGTTGAAACGTGATGAGCAAGTTATTGATAGTGGGCAGATGACAGCAGAAGGTATTCAAGCTCATCAAGAGGAAGATATAGCATTACCATATAAGATCAATAAAGCAGTGAAAGGTGAATATTGGCTGAATATTTATTTCACCACAAAAACGGTCACAAAGTGGGGGAAACCTGGGCATGAAATAAGAAGACAGCAATTTAGTATCCCAGTTGATTATAAGGAAGAAAAGCAAGTTTGTCACTTAACTTCATTTCTTCAAGTGAAAGAGGAGAAGCGAAACATTGTTGTTGAAGGAACAGATTTCACTACCATCTTTGATCGTGCTGAGGGTACATTTGTTTCTTATAACTACAAAGGTGTAGAGCTTATTCATAGAGGATTGAAAGAGAACTTCTGGCGAGCAGGAACAGACAATGATGAACGTGGCTGGGAGAAACGAGAAGACAGTTATGCTGGACAATGGACAAAAGCAGGTTTAGATGTATTCATGCGTAACATATTAAGTATAAGGATTGAAAAAGAAGAACATCAAGTTAAGATTAATGTATTATCCAACTTTGGTAAACCAGGTGAAAAGATTGCCTTTGAAACCAATGTTGCATATATAGTGGATGGAAGTGGTAAGATTAAAGTTGATACCACATTCGACCCTAAAAAAGAGCTACCTGTACTACCACGATTAGGTCTTACAATGGCTACTCCTGAAGGTTTTGAATACTTCAGTTGGTACGGTAAGGGACCTCATGAAAGTTATGTTGATCGAAATGAAAGTGCCATTGTTGACGTTTATAAAGGTACTGTCGATGAGCAATTTGTTAATTATATCGTACCTCAAGAAAACGGTAATAAGATGGATACTCGTTGGGGATTAGTTTCCAATGGTAACGGTTTTGGTTGGTTGATATGTGCTAATACAACTATCAATATGAGTGTTCATCACTATACAGCAAAAGACTTAAAAGAAGCTATGCATACCTACGACTTAAAAAAGAGAAAGGAAACTATTATTAATTTAGATTACGCTCAATGTGGTCTTGGTAATCATAGTTGTGGACCAGAGGTTCTAGAACAATATCGCTTAATGCCGCATAAAGCTCAGTTTTCATTTGAAATGGTACCATACCATGAAGGATTAGGAGTACCTATGAGTATTTATCAACAAGGTAAATAA
- the hemA gene encoding glutamyl-tRNA reductase: MGIYFSNFYCISLNYKYLQLEERELIVKEKFHMKIQELLEKQLLKGYVHLSTCLRLEFYLECDQESFESAKCIFVDYMKACQIFTGVDAVEYLYRVACGFESVIMGEDEILSQLKKACVKATEQKTTSKLLNVLMNKAIALGKKIRTVSRISHNSQSLPATVVRLLRSKYGKALYEKRVLIIGIGDLAQDIMKLLIGETADITICNRNGDKLHPILKQYAVKGIDYKDKYTFIPDSDIIISATAAPHPILFFEDMKDYLVDEKERVLLDLAVPRDIESEVKTLKGVDLLNLDDCWEVYNQCLKERQDYMKNYYFILQEYMNKTLDWCKYKEKIS, translated from the coding sequence ATGGGGATTTACTTTAGTAATTTTTACTGCATAAGTTTAAATTATAAATATCTTCAACTTGAGGAAAGAGAATTAATCGTTAAAGAGAAATTTCATATGAAAATTCAAGAATTGCTAGAAAAACAGCTATTGAAGGGTTATGTACATCTATCTACATGTCTTCGATTAGAGTTTTATTTGGAGTGTGACCAAGAATCATTCGAATCTGCTAAGTGCATTTTCGTGGATTATATGAAAGCGTGTCAGATTTTTACAGGCGTAGATGCTGTTGAATATCTTTACCGAGTAGCTTGTGGATTTGAATCTGTCATCATGGGAGAAGATGAAATACTATCACAGCTTAAAAAAGCATGTGTTAAAGCGACTGAGCAAAAAACAACTTCAAAACTTTTAAATGTCCTTATGAATAAGGCTATTGCTTTAGGGAAAAAGATTAGAACTGTAAGTAGGATTTCTCATAACAGTCAATCCTTACCCGCTACTGTTGTACGCTTACTCAGGAGTAAATATGGTAAAGCATTATATGAAAAGCGTGTACTCATCATAGGGATAGGTGATCTAGCTCAAGATATTATGAAGCTCCTTATTGGAGAGACAGCTGATATAACCATTTGTAATAGAAACGGTGATAAACTGCATCCAATTCTTAAACAGTATGCTGTTAAAGGTATTGATTACAAAGATAAGTATACATTCATTCCAGATAGTGATATTATTATTAGCGCTACTGCTGCGCCGCATCCCATCTTATTCTTTGAGGACATGAAAGATTATCTTGTGGATGAGAAAGAAAGAGTATTATTGGATTTAGCTGTACCACGGGATATTGAAAGTGAAGTGAAGACATTAAAGGGCGTGGATTTACTTAACTTAGATGATTGTTGGGAAGTCTATAACCAATGCCTTAAAGAGAGACAAGATTATATGAAGAATTATTACTTCATCTTACAAGAGTACATGAATAAGACTTTAGACTGGTGCAAATATAAAGAAAAAATTAGCTAA
- the mmsB gene encoding multiple monosaccharide ABC transporter permease translates to MEGKVSTEKKASEILKFSIKNNMRQYTMFIALIGIMLIFTFLTEGTFISSRNLSNLFSQTSHIAILAAGVVLVIVAGHIDLSIGSVVGFTGAIAAILQVNFGLGTIPAIILTLGVGALIGAWQGYWVAYRDVPAFIVTLAGMLIFRGALIGITNGATIAPMNDSFKAIGQEYLFNIMPNASFHVTTLIFGAASILIYILFEIKKRNERIRYDFQVLPMSLQLIKMILVSIAIGSFFMILVMYKGIPYSIILVLIIALIFTYVTNKTPFGRYVYAIGGNKEAAKLSGINIRKVNMMIFVLMGVLSSIGGIVFTARLNAASAQAGNGMELEVIAAAIIGGTSTLGGEGTIVGAIIGALVMATLNNGMSLMNVGPTWQYIIKGLILLIAVWVDISSRKNKAKA, encoded by the coding sequence ATGGAGGGAAAAGTTTCTACAGAAAAGAAAGCTTCTGAGATCCTTAAGTTTTCTATTAAGAATAACATGCGTCAATATACCATGTTTATAGCACTTATAGGTATCATGCTTATTTTTACATTTTTAACAGAAGGAACATTTATCAGTTCCAGAAACTTATCAAACTTATTTTCACAAACAAGTCATATCGCTATTTTAGCTGCAGGTGTTGTGTTGGTCATAGTAGCAGGGCATATTGACTTATCAATAGGTTCAGTAGTAGGTTTTACAGGCGCTATTGCAGCCATATTACAAGTTAATTTTGGTTTAGGTACAATACCAGCTATTATCCTGACTTTAGGTGTAGGTGCATTAATAGGTGCTTGGCAAGGGTATTGGGTGGCATATAGAGATGTCCCAGCCTTTATCGTAACGTTAGCAGGTATGCTTATTTTTAGAGGCGCGCTTATTGGTATAACAAATGGAGCAACAATTGCTCCAATGAACGATAGTTTTAAAGCTATTGGTCAAGAATATTTGTTTAATATTATGCCGAATGCATCATTTCATGTAACGACATTGATCTTTGGTGCAGCAAGCATATTAATCTATATTCTATTTGAAATTAAGAAAAGAAACGAAAGAATTCGATACGATTTTCAAGTTTTACCTATGTCACTTCAATTAATCAAGATGATTCTTGTATCAATAGCAATTGGATCATTCTTTATGATTCTTGTTATGTACAAAGGTATTCCGTATTCAATTATATTAGTTCTGATTATAGCACTTATATTCACTTACGTAACAAATAAGACACCATTTGGGCGTTATGTTTATGCCATTGGTGGTAATAAAGAGGCAGCTAAGTTATCAGGTATTAATATTAGAAAAGTTAACATGATGATTTTTGTATTAATGGGTGTTTTATCATCTATTGGTGGTATTGTATTTACAGCAAGATTAAATGCTGCAAGTGCACAAGCTGGTAATGGTATGGAACTTGAGGTTATTGCAGCTGCCATTATTGGTGGAACAAGTACATTAGGTGGTGAAGGTACCATTGTCGGAGCTATTATAGGTGCTCTAGTTATGGCAACACTTAATAATGGTATGAGTTTGATGAATGTTGGACCAACATGGCAATATATTATAAAGGGTTTAATTTTATTAATTGCTGTTTGGGTTGATATTTCATCAAGAAAGAATAAAGCTAAAGCGTAA